In Nocardia yunnanensis, one DNA window encodes the following:
- the bluB gene encoding 5,6-dimethylbenzimidazole synthase, with protein MSVYDAIKLRRDVRAEFSGEVVDDDTLLRILEAAHRAPSVGNSMPWDFVVLRDPATLSAFAGHVAEKRRQFHDSLPADRAETFNPIKIEGIVESGTGIVVTHNQARGGTHVLGRATVPETGIYSTILAIQNLWLAATAEGVGVGWVSFYDEPFLTDLLDLPPGVKPVAWLCVGPVREFQRVPDLERFGWRTRRPLESAVHWDKFTPRSDD; from the coding sequence CTGAGCGTCTACGACGCCATCAAATTGCGCCGTGACGTCCGCGCCGAATTCTCCGGCGAGGTGGTGGACGACGACACCCTGCTGCGCATTCTCGAGGCGGCGCATCGCGCCCCCAGCGTCGGCAATTCCATGCCCTGGGATTTCGTGGTGCTGCGGGATCCCGCCACGCTGAGCGCATTCGCCGGCCATGTGGCGGAAAAGCGCCGGCAATTCCATGATTCGCTGCCCGCCGACCGCGCGGAGACCTTCAATCCCATCAAGATCGAGGGCATTGTCGAGAGCGGCACCGGCATCGTGGTCACCCACAATCAGGCCCGCGGCGGCACCCATGTGCTCGGGCGCGCCACGGTCCCCGAGACCGGCATCTACTCGACCATCCTGGCCATCCAGAACCTGTGGCTGGCCGCGACCGCGGAGGGCGTGGGCGTCGGCTGGGTCAGCTTCTACGACGAACCCTTCCTTACCGACCTGCTCGACCTGCCGCCCGGGGTGAAACCCGTGGCCTGGCTCTGCGTCGGCCCGGTGCGCGAATTCCAGCGGGTGCCCGATCTGGAACGTTTCGGCTGGCGCACCCGCCGCCCCCTCGAATCCGCCGTCCACTGGGACAAATTCACGCCCCGCTCGGACGACTAG
- a CDS encoding acetyl-CoA C-acyltransferase: protein MAKPGARRAVIVAGARTPFVRAFTDFTRMDSIDLADTAVRGLLERTGLPKTDVQAIVWGGVILPSAAPNIAREIALDLALDPGCEGYTVTRACASGLQAVVSAAAAIERGEYDIMIAGGSDSTSNAEVKLPQKVVHAAAPLALGKPKAKDYLTAATQLAPFYDLLPRRPQIAERTTGEVMGESAEKMARIHGISRGAQDAFAATSHHRAAAAIESGRFDREVLSVATPDGGSVTRDGLVRRDTSLAKLSKLAPVFAENGTVTAGNASPLTDGAAAVLLMSEEKARALGLQPLAAFRSWSFVSVDPRDQVLIGPAISMPHALDKAGMSLADIDFVDIHEAFAAQTLSVVSALASHEWAKTRLDRDTAVGQIDPATLNVHGGSVSLGHPFGATGARMVTTMANELALTGKSTALLGICAAGGIGASAVLERV, encoded by the coding sequence ATGGCTAAACCAGGCGCTCGCCGTGCTGTCATCGTCGCCGGGGCGCGAACCCCCTTCGTGCGGGCATTCACCGATTTCACGCGGATGGACTCCATCGACCTCGCCGACACCGCCGTGCGGGGACTGCTGGAACGCACCGGTCTGCCCAAGACCGACGTCCAGGCCATCGTCTGGGGCGGGGTGATCCTGCCCAGCGCGGCGCCGAACATCGCGCGCGAGATCGCCCTGGACCTGGCACTGGACCCGGGTTGTGAGGGCTACACCGTCACGCGCGCCTGCGCGTCCGGCCTGCAGGCGGTGGTGTCCGCGGCCGCCGCCATCGAGCGCGGCGAGTACGACATCATGATCGCCGGCGGCAGCGACTCCACCAGCAATGCCGAGGTCAAACTGCCGCAGAAGGTGGTGCACGCGGCCGCGCCGCTGGCGCTGGGCAAGCCCAAGGCCAAGGACTACCTCACGGCCGCAACACAACTCGCGCCGTTCTACGATCTGCTGCCGCGGCGGCCCCAGATCGCCGAGCGCACCACCGGCGAGGTGATGGGCGAGTCGGCCGAGAAAATGGCTCGCATCCACGGCATTTCGCGCGGCGCGCAGGACGCCTTCGCCGCCACCTCGCATCATCGGGCCGCGGCCGCCATCGAATCGGGCCGGTTCGACCGCGAGGTGCTGAGCGTCGCCACCCCCGACGGCGGGTCGGTCACCCGCGACGGACTGGTCCGCCGGGACACCAGCCTGGCCAAACTCTCCAAGCTGGCACCGGTTTTCGCCGAGAACGGCACCGTCACCGCCGGCAATGCCAGCCCCCTCACCGACGGCGCGGCCGCGGTGCTGCTGATGAGCGAGGAGAAGGCGCGCGCACTCGGCCTGCAACCGCTGGCCGCCTTCCGCTCCTGGAGCTTCGTCAGCGTCGACCCGCGCGATCAGGTGCTCATCGGCCCCGCCATCTCCATGCCGCACGCCCTCGACAAGGCCGGAATGTCGCTGGCCGACATCGATTTCGTCGACATCCACGAGGCCTTCGCCGCCCAGACCCTCTCCGTCGTCTCGGCGCTCGCCAGCCACGAATGGGCCAAGACCCGCCTCGACCGCGACACCGCCGTCGGCCAGATCGACCCCGCCACCCTCAACGTGCACGGCGGCTCGGTCTCACTCGGCCACCCCTTCGGCGCGACCGGCGCCCGCATGGTCACCACCATGGCCAACGAACTCGCCCTGACCGGAAAATCCACGGCCCTCCTGGGCATCTGCGCGGCCGGCGGCATCGGCGCATCAGCAGTGCTCGAGCGCGTCTGA
- the hpf gene encoding ribosome hibernation-promoting factor, HPF/YfiA family, with protein sequence MLDDEFIPDESIPPRATNADVVVKGRTLGEGGVPDHFRIHVSDKLSRLERFDPSIYLFDVELTHERNRRQRKNCQRIEITARGKGPVVRSEACADSFYAALESAVEKLESRLRRLKDRRRVHHGDKTPISVSQATAGLLDESLFASNGDAAHDHSATETDGENAGPGHVVRVKQHPAIPMTVDDALYQMELVGHDFFMFQDKETDRPSVVYRRHAFDYGLIRLA encoded by the coding sequence CTGCTCGATGACGAATTCATCCCCGATGAATCCATTCCCCCGAGGGCAACCAATGCGGACGTCGTGGTCAAGGGAAGGACCCTCGGTGAGGGTGGAGTTCCCGACCATTTCCGAATTCACGTGTCGGACAAGCTCTCTCGACTGGAGCGTTTCGACCCCTCCATCTATCTGTTCGATGTGGAGCTCACCCACGAACGCAATCGTCGTCAACGCAAGAACTGCCAGCGCATAGAGATCACCGCCCGCGGCAAGGGTCCGGTCGTCCGGTCCGAAGCCTGCGCGGACTCCTTCTACGCCGCCCTCGAGTCGGCCGTCGAGAAGCTGGAGAGCCGATTGCGCCGGCTCAAGGACCGCCGCCGCGTCCATCACGGGGACAAGACGCCGATCTCGGTGTCGCAGGCGACCGCGGGGCTGCTCGACGAATCCCTGTTCGCCTCGAACGGGGATGCCGCCCACGATCATTCGGCCACCGAGACGGACGGCGAAAACGCCGGTCCCGGCCACGTCGTGCGCGTCAAGCAGCACCCGGCGATCCCCATGACGGTCGATGACGCCCTCTACCAGATGGAGCTCGTCGGCCACGATTTCTTCATGTTCCAGGACAAGGAGACCGACCGACCGTCGGTCGTCTATCGGCGCCACGCCTTCGACTACGGGCTCATCAGGCTCGCCTAG
- a CDS encoding ComF family protein produces MGELLDLILPRACGGCGRAGAAWCARCADALSGPPLRIRPRADPGVPCWALGPYRGAPRAAVLAVKEHCRRDLTKPLGFAMARGLDRLRDTGRPLVLIPAPSRRAAARVRGGDPVARSGSVAASWLPGCRLVRLLRMRPGVRDSVGLGHADRQHNLRGRIIVATTRPPGALFPANAEVVLIDDVLTTGATVRESVRALAEADVTVRAVLVTCAA; encoded by the coding sequence ATGGGGGAGTTGCTGGATCTGATCCTGCCGCGCGCCTGCGGCGGGTGCGGCCGGGCGGGCGCCGCGTGGTGCGCCCGGTGCGCGGACGCGCTGTCGGGTCCGCCGCTGCGCATCCGCCCGCGCGCCGATCCCGGGGTGCCGTGCTGGGCGCTGGGTCCCTACCGCGGGGCGCCGCGCGCGGCGGTGCTGGCCGTCAAGGAGCATTGCCGCCGGGACCTGACGAAGCCGTTGGGGTTCGCGATGGCCAGGGGACTGGATCGTTTGCGCGACACCGGCCGCCCGCTGGTGCTGATCCCCGCGCCCAGCCGGCGCGCCGCGGCGCGCGTCCGGGGCGGTGATCCGGTGGCGCGTTCCGGAAGCGTCGCGGCGAGTTGGCTACCGGGTTGCCGACTGGTACGGCTGTTGCGCATGCGACCAGGCGTGCGTGACTCGGTGGGCCTGGGACACGCCGATCGCCAGCACAATCTGCGCGGGCGGATCATCGTAGCCACCACCCGCCCGCCGGGCGCCCTGTTTCCGGCAAATGCCGAGGTAGTGCTGATCGATGACGTGTTGACCACAGGTGCCACGGTGCGTGAATCGGTGCGTGCGCTGGCTGAGGCGGATGTGACTGTTCGTGCCGTGCTGGTTACCTGCGCGGCTTGA
- the lpqB gene encoding MtrAB system accessory lipoprotein LpqB, which produces MTAPTARLRRALVALCCLGLLSACASLPDSSAPQALGSLDHQPTSTAPTPPIAGREPEQLLLDFLQATADPSDRHQAARQFLSPAANTQWDDAATTTIVDSQPNTLRESRTGDNATYVIRARKIGELAADGSYRAADGTLETKIDMEKVDGQWRVKDLPSGVIVEQTAFAKSYHRYSLFFPNPAGVAMVPDLRWISVRKDQLAQRLLGLLSAGPQTALSPAVRNPMGAPVAVRGQITKANGDPENVGVGGGGVGVDFSGAAALDQPTRDLMAAQVVLTLSSADVAGPYLLNADGKPLDDKFANGWQRSDVDAKSPDVVGRNRIGLHAVRDGSLVAVTDSGIAPAPGFFGTTHTLQSVGLSPDGQLVAAVAKSGRPDPEPERTLIIGTYDGQGGFPVATGGTFTRPSWPADGGSAWSVVDGDRVIRAVHDRATGNVSVQDVDIAELVAAAANSSSPRAPITELRISPSGARAALIANGKVYVAVVVPQANGKFALTSPLPLAIGLSTPAVTIDWLTDEKVMVGRDGNVDPVAGVLVDGSEFKSQTSQNLTPPVRVVSAAPDQEYVADSRAVLELTRNPEGREDYWREVPGLGANAVPVLPG; this is translated from the coding sequence ATGACGGCTCCCACAGCCCGCCTCCGGCGTGCTCTGGTCGCCCTGTGCTGCCTGGGGCTGCTGTCGGCGTGCGCGAGCCTGCCGGACTCCTCGGCGCCGCAGGCGCTGGGCAGCCTCGACCATCAGCCCACCAGCACCGCGCCCACCCCGCCCATCGCCGGGCGCGAACCCGAACAGCTGCTGCTGGACTTCCTGCAGGCCACCGCCGATCCCAGCGACCGGCACCAGGCGGCCCGGCAATTCCTCTCGCCGGCGGCGAATACGCAGTGGGACGACGCGGCCACCACCACCATCGTCGACTCGCAGCCCAACACGCTGCGCGAATCGCGCACCGGTGACAACGCCACCTATGTGATCCGGGCGCGCAAGATCGGTGAGCTCGCCGCGGACGGTTCCTACCGGGCCGCGGACGGCACCCTGGAGACCAAGATCGATATGGAGAAGGTCGACGGTCAGTGGCGGGTCAAGGATCTGCCCTCCGGGGTGATCGTCGAACAGACCGCGTTCGCCAAGTCCTACCACCGGTATTCGCTGTTCTTCCCCAACCCGGCCGGCGTGGCCATGGTGCCCGATCTGCGCTGGATCTCGGTGCGCAAGGACCAGCTCGCGCAGCGGCTGCTGGGCCTGCTGAGCGCGGGGCCGCAGACCGCGCTGTCGCCGGCGGTGCGCAATCCGATGGGCGCGCCGGTGGCCGTGCGCGGGCAGATCACCAAGGCCAACGGCGATCCGGAGAACGTCGGCGTCGGCGGTGGCGGTGTGGGCGTGGACTTCTCGGGCGCGGCCGCGCTCGATCAACCCACCCGCGACCTGATGGCGGCGCAGGTGGTGCTGACCCTCTCCAGCGCCGACGTGGCCGGGCCGTATCTGCTCAATGCCGACGGCAAACCGCTCGACGACAAGTTCGCCAACGGCTGGCAGCGCTCCGACGTGGACGCCAAGAGTCCGGATGTGGTCGGGCGCAACCGGATCGGGCTGCACGCGGTGCGCGACGGGTCGCTGGTCGCGGTCACCGACAGCGGAATCGCGCCCGCCCCCGGCTTCTTCGGCACCACCCACACCCTGCAATCGGTGGGACTCTCGCCCGACGGGCAGCTGGTGGCGGCGGTCGCCAAATCCGGTCGCCCCGATCCCGAACCCGAACGCACGCTGATCATCGGCACCTACGACGGGCAGGGCGGGTTCCCGGTCGCCACCGGCGGCACCTTCACCCGGCCGTCGTGGCCCGCCGACGGCGGCTCGGCGTGGTCGGTGGTGGACGGCGACCGGGTGATCCGGGCCGTGCACGACCGCGCCACCGGCAATGTGTCGGTGCAGGACGTCGACATCGCGGAACTGGTCGCGGCGGCGGCCAATTCGTCCTCGCCGCGCGCCCCGATCACCGAGCTGCGCATCTCGCCGTCCGGGGCGCGGGCCGCGCTCATCGCCAACGGCAAGGTGTACGTGGCGGTGGTGGTGCCGCAGGCCAATGGGAAGTTCGCGCTGACCTCGCCGCTGCCGCTGGCCATCGGGCTGAGCACGCCCGCGGTCACCATCGACTGGCTCACCGACGAGAAGGTCATGGTGGGCCGGGACGGCAATGTCGATCCGGTGGCCGGCGTGCTCGTCGACGGTTCCGAATTCAAATCCCAGACCTCGCAGAACCTGACCCCGCCGGTGCGGGTGGTGAGCGCCGCGCCGGATCAGGAGTACGTCGCCGACTCGCGGGCGGTGCTGGAGCTGACCCGCAATCCCGAAGGGCGCGAGGACTACTGGCGCGAAGTTCCGGGACTGGGGGCCAACGCGGTCCCGGTGCTGCCCGGGTAG
- the mtrB gene encoding MtrAB system histidine kinase MtrB, with product MIAGSRNRVQRLLAVVVAWFRNLGEQLGHVWRRSLQLRVVVSTLTLSLIVITILGVVLTSQITDRLLDAKINAAVEEMGRARNTVQNQLTGVHDSGTQQSRLDDARRALFSSAGGTQTGGAAGSYEAALAMTGDTGQEITSGAIQEIPTELRQFVKQRQVSYQFATVSSPDGYKGSALIIGSPSADIDSLEIYLIFPLTNEQRSLSLMRGTMLIGGIVLLVLLAAITALVTRQVVLPIRSAARIASRFADGRLKERMLVRGEDDMARLAMSFNEMAESLSNQITQLEEFGNLQRRFTSDVSHELRTPLTTVRMAADLIHGSSDDLDPALARSAELLVNELDRFEGLLNDLLEISRHDAGVAELQVESLDVRMCARAAVSTVRHLAKESGVELVVDMPEEPLVAEVDPRRVERVLRNLLANAIDHSEGKPVLMRMRGDSDANAVSIVVRDQGVGLRPGEEKLVFNRFWRSDPSRMRRSGGTGLGLSISVEDANLHEGKLEAWGEIGVGASFRLTLPLVRGRKLGPSPLSLEPPKIRGAVSPEQLALDIASSDATPEAIASAAAVLESAPAPLELEPGPAEPAATPNGEAGFDSITPEFPSASSSPDGQS from the coding sequence GTGATCGCTGGTTCCAGAAACCGCGTTCAGCGGTTGCTGGCGGTAGTGGTGGCCTGGTTCCGCAATCTCGGCGAGCAACTGGGTCATGTATGGCGGCGTTCGCTGCAGTTGCGCGTCGTCGTGTCCACCCTCACCCTGTCGTTGATCGTCATCACGATTCTGGGCGTCGTGCTCACGAGTCAGATCACCGACCGGTTGTTGGACGCGAAGATCAACGCGGCCGTCGAGGAAATGGGCCGCGCCCGCAACACCGTTCAGAACCAACTGACCGGTGTGCACGACTCGGGCACCCAGCAGAGCCGTTTGGACGATGCCCGCCGCGCGCTGTTCTCCAGCGCCGGCGGGACCCAAACCGGCGGCGCCGCAGGCAGTTACGAGGCCGCCCTGGCCATGACGGGGGACACCGGGCAGGAGATCACCTCCGGCGCCATCCAGGAAATCCCCACCGAGCTACGGCAATTCGTCAAACAGCGGCAGGTCTCCTATCAGTTCGCGACGGTCTCCAGCCCGGATGGGTACAAGGGCTCGGCGCTGATCATCGGCAGCCCCTCGGCCGATATCGATTCCCTGGAGATCTATCTGATCTTCCCGCTCACCAACGAGCAACGCAGCCTGTCGCTCATGCGCGGCACCATGCTCATCGGCGGCATCGTGCTGCTGGTGCTGCTGGCCGCCATCACCGCCCTGGTGACCCGGCAGGTGGTGCTGCCCATCCGGTCCGCGGCGCGCATCGCGAGTCGCTTCGCCGACGGGCGGCTCAAGGAGCGCATGCTGGTGCGTGGTGAGGACGATATGGCGCGGCTGGCCATGTCGTTCAACGAGATGGCCGAAAGCCTGTCCAACCAGATCACCCAACTCGAGGAGTTCGGAAATCTGCAGCGACGCTTCACCTCCGACGTCAGCCACGAGCTGCGCACGCCGTTGACCACCGTGCGCATGGCCGCCGACCTCATCCACGGATCCAGCGACGACCTGGACCCGGCGCTGGCGCGTTCGGCCGAACTGCTGGTCAACGAACTCGATCGCTTCGAGGGCCTGCTCAACGATCTGCTCGAGATCAGCCGCCACGACGCGGGTGTGGCCGAACTGCAGGTGGAATCGCTGGACGTGCGCATGTGCGCGCGGGCCGCGGTCTCCACCGTGCGGCACCTGGCCAAGGAGTCCGGCGTGGAACTCGTGGTCGACATGCCTGAGGAACCGCTGGTCGCCGAGGTGGATCCGCGCCGCGTCGAACGCGTGCTGCGCAATCTGCTCGCCAATGCCATCGACCACAGCGAGGGCAAACCCGTCCTGATGCGCATGCGCGGCGACAGCGACGCCAACGCCGTGTCCATCGTGGTGCGCGATCAGGGCGTCGGCCTGCGGCCCGGTGAGGAGAAGCTGGTGTTCAACCGCTTCTGGCGTTCGGACCCCTCCCGCATGCGGCGCTCCGGCGGCACCGGGCTGGGCCTGTCCATCAGCGTCGAGGACGCCAACCTGCACGAGGGCAAGCTCGAGGCCTGGGGCGAGATCGGCGTGGGCGCGAGCTTCCGGCTCACGCTGCCGCTGGTGCGCGGGCGCAAGCTCGGGCCCAGCCCACTGTCGTTGGAACCGCCCAAGATTCGCGGCGCGGTCTCACCCGAACAGCTGGCGCTCGACATCGCGAGCTCGGACGCCACACCCGAGGCCATCGCCTCGGCGGCCGCGGTGCTGGAATCCGCGCCCGCGCCACTGGAATTGGAGCCGGGCCCGGCGGAGCCGGCGGCCACGCCCAACGGTGAGGCCGGATTCGATTCCATCACACCGGAATTCCCGTCGGCCTCGTCCAGTCCGGACGGCCAGTCATGA
- the mtrA gene encoding MtrAB system response regulator MtrA, with protein sequence MKPKILVVDDDMALAEMLTIVLRGEGFDPHVVGDGTQALTAVRELRPDLVLLDLMLPGMNGIDVCRVLRADSGVPIVMLTAKTDTVDVVLGLESGADDYIVKPFKPKELVARVRARLRRTEEEPQELLSIADIVIDVPAHKVTRGGQQISLTPLEFDLLVALARKPRQVFTREVLLEQVWGYRHAADTRLVNVHVQRLRAKVEKDPENPEIVLTVRGVGYKAGPP encoded by the coding sequence ATGAAGCCGAAGATTCTGGTCGTCGACGACGATATGGCTCTCGCGGAGATGCTCACGATCGTCTTGCGGGGTGAGGGTTTCGACCCTCACGTCGTCGGTGACGGCACGCAGGCGCTGACCGCGGTCCGGGAGCTGCGCCCGGATCTCGTGTTGCTGGATCTCATGCTGCCCGGCATGAACGGCATCGACGTGTGCCGGGTGCTGCGAGCCGATTCGGGAGTGCCCATCGTGATGCTGACGGCGAAGACCGATACGGTCGACGTCGTCCTGGGTTTGGAAAGCGGCGCCGACGATTACATCGTCAAGCCGTTCAAGCCGAAGGAACTCGTCGCTCGAGTGCGGGCCCGCCTGCGCCGCACCGAGGAGGAGCCGCAGGAACTGCTGTCCATCGCCGACATCGTCATCGATGTGCCCGCGCACAAGGTGACTCGCGGCGGTCAGCAGATCTCGCTGACTCCCTTGGAATTCGATCTGCTGGTGGCGTTGGCCCGCAAGCCGCGTCAGGTGTTCACCCGCGAGGTGCTGCTCGAACAGGTCTGGGGCTACCGGCATGCCGCCGATACCCGCCTGGTCAACGTGCACGTGCAGCGGTTGCGCGCCAAGGTGGAGAAGGATCCCGAGAACCCTGAGATCGTGCTGACCGTGCGAGGTGTGGGCTACAAGGCCGGACCGCCGTGA
- a CDS encoding dTMP kinase, translated as MGALIAIEGLDGAGKRTLTDAVVADLVARGLRVATLAFPRYGVSVHADLAAEALRGGHGDTAQSVNAMALLFALDRAEARDELSKLLADNDILLLDRYVASNAAYSAARSRQDARGEIVSWVAELEFERFGLPAPNIQILLDVPVDVAEERARLRGAADTARALDSYEKDGELQRRTGTVYRELAEINWRGSWWVHRTGDDPATLAARLAEIVAG; from the coding sequence ATGGGTGCACTGATCGCGATAGAAGGGCTCGACGGCGCGGGTAAGCGCACGTTGACCGATGCTGTCGTCGCCGATCTGGTCGCCCGCGGCCTGCGGGTCGCCACCCTCGCGTTTCCGCGCTACGGGGTGTCCGTGCACGCCGACCTCGCCGCCGAGGCGCTGCGCGGCGGTCATGGAGATACCGCCCAGTCCGTGAACGCCATGGCGCTGCTGTTCGCCCTCGACCGGGCCGAGGCGCGGGACGAACTCTCGAAACTGCTGGCGGACAACGACATCCTGTTACTGGACCGCTACGTGGCCTCCAATGCCGCCTATTCCGCGGCCCGGTCGCGGCAGGACGCGCGCGGCGAAATCGTCTCCTGGGTGGCGGAATTGGAGTTCGAACGCTTCGGACTGCCCGCCCCGAATATCCAGATTCTTCTGGATGTCCCGGTCGATGTGGCCGAGGAGCGCGCTCGCCTGCGCGGCGCGGCCGACACAGCGCGTGCTCTGGACTCCTATGAGAAAGACGGGGAACTGCAGCGGCGCACCGGTACTGTCTATCGTGAGCTGGCCGAAATCAACTGGCGTGGAAGCTGGTGGGTGCATCGGACCGGTGACGATCCGGCAACATTGGCCGCGCGCCTCGCGGAAATTGTTGCTGGATAG
- the ahcY gene encoding adenosylhomocysteinase has product MTSAVSSKMTADVRNGIDYKVADLSLAEFGRKEIRLAEHEMPGLMALRREYHDVQPLKGARISGSLHMTVQTAVLIETLVALGAQVRWASCNIFSTQDHAAAAVVVGPHGTVEEPKGTPVFAWKGETLEEYWWAAEQMLTWPGEPANMILDDGGDATMLVLRGAQYEKAGVVPPEDETHSAEFKVFLNLLRASLEADATKWGTIADSVKGVTEETTTGVLRLYQFAAAGELSFPAINVNDSVTKSKFDNKYGTRHSLIDGINRGTDVLIGGKKVLICGYGDVGKGCAESMAGQGARVQVTEIDPINALQALMDGFDVVTVEQAIGDADIVITSTGNKDIILLDHMKAMKDQAILGNIGHFDNEIDMAALERSGADRLNIKPQVDLWTFKESGKSIIVLSEGRLLNLGNATGHPSFVMSNSFSNQVIAQIELWTKPDEYDNEVYRLPKHLDEKVAKIHVEALGGTLTKLTKDQAEYIGVDVEGPFKPDHYRY; this is encoded by the coding sequence ATGACGAGCGCTGTGTCCAGCAAGATGACCGCTGACGTCCGCAATGGCATCGATTACAAGGTGGCGGACCTGTCACTGGCCGAGTTCGGCCGCAAGGAGATTCGCCTCGCCGAGCACGAGATGCCGGGCCTGATGGCGCTGCGTCGCGAGTACCACGATGTGCAGCCGCTCAAGGGTGCGCGGATTTCGGGCTCGCTGCACATGACGGTGCAGACCGCCGTGCTGATCGAGACCCTCGTCGCGCTAGGCGCCCAGGTGCGGTGGGCGTCCTGCAACATCTTCTCCACCCAGGACCACGCGGCCGCCGCGGTCGTGGTCGGTCCGCACGGCACCGTCGAGGAGCCCAAGGGCACTCCGGTTTTCGCCTGGAAGGGCGAGACCCTCGAGGAGTACTGGTGGGCCGCCGAGCAGATGCTGACCTGGCCGGGCGAGCCCGCCAACATGATCCTCGACGACGGCGGCGACGCCACCATGCTGGTGCTGCGCGGCGCGCAGTACGAGAAGGCGGGCGTGGTGCCGCCGGAGGACGAGACCCACTCGGCCGAATTCAAGGTGTTCTTGAACCTGCTGCGCGCCAGCCTCGAGGCCGACGCCACCAAGTGGGGCACGATCGCGGACTCGGTCAAGGGCGTCACCGAGGAGACCACCACCGGCGTGCTGCGGCTCTACCAGTTCGCGGCCGCGGGTGAGCTGTCGTTCCCGGCGATCAACGTCAACGACTCGGTCACCAAGTCGAAGTTCGACAACAAGTACGGCACCCGCCACTCGCTCATCGACGGCATCAACCGCGGCACCGACGTGCTCATCGGCGGTAAGAAGGTGCTGATCTGCGGCTACGGCGATGTCGGCAAGGGCTGCGCGGAATCGATGGCCGGGCAGGGCGCGCGCGTGCAGGTCACCGAGATCGACCCGATCAACGCGCTGCAGGCGCTGATGGACGGCTTCGACGTGGTCACCGTGGAGCAGGCCATCGGCGACGCCGACATCGTCATCACCTCCACGGGCAACAAGGACATCATCCTGCTCGACCACATGAAGGCGATGAAGGACCAGGCCATCCTGGGCAATATCGGCCACTTCGACAACGAGATCGACATGGCCGCCCTGGAGCGCTCGGGCGCGGACCGGCTGAACATCAAGCCGCAGGTCGACCTGTGGACGTTCAAGGAGTCCGGCAAGTCGATCATCGTGCTGTCGGAGGGCCGCCTGCTCAACCTGGGCAACGCCACCGGCCACCCGTCGTTCGTGATGTCGAACTCGTTCTCCAACCAGGTCATCGCGCAGATCGAGCTGTGGACCAAGCCGGACGAGTACGACAACGAGGTCTACCGCCTCCCCAAGCACCTCGACGAGAAGGTCGCCAAGATCCACGTCGAGGCCCTCGGCGGCACCCTGACCAAGCTCACCAAGGATCAGGCCGAGTACATCGGCGTCGACGTGGAGGGCCCCTTCAAGCCCGACCACTACCGCTACTGA